In the Sediminitomix flava genome, one interval contains:
- the gcvP gene encoding aminomethyl-transferring glycine dehydrogenase has product MKINLNNIERFEERHNSPNYTQIQDMLKVIGVSSVDELVNQTVPEQIRLKKPLDLPTAQGEHEFLSSFAELAKKNKVFRSHIGMGYYNTFTPNVILRNILENPGWYTAYTPYQAEIAQGRLEMLLSFQTMLTDLTGMELANASLLDEGTAAAEAMSLFFSVRKKDKKKANKFFVSENCFPQTIDVLMSRAEPLGIEITVGDYSKFDLSDPELFGVLLQYPNANGEVIDYTDYISEAAANNVKVAVAADILALTILKEPGKMGADAVVGTTQRFGVPMGFGGPHAGYFATRDAFKRQIPGRIIGISKDRDGNDALRMALQTREQHIKREKATSNICTAQVLLAVISAAYAIYHGPERLQKIGLKTHGLAVLLSKAAAKLGYDVAHSNFFDTVKLNTEPATAARIKEAAEAHQVNFNYFADGSISVAIDETTTAAHIEEIANILAEVVGKEFINIEVLAETVELEIPENLKRESEYLTHPVFNSYHSEHEMLRYLKRLENKDLSLAHSMISLGSCTMKLNATAEMIPVTWPEFGQIHPFAPKTQTEGYGELTQNLEQWLCEITGFDAFSLQPNSGANGEYAGLMTIREYHKGQGEGHRNIVLIPSSAHGTNPASAVLAGMKVVVTKCDENGNIDVEDLRANAEKHKENLSALMVTYPSTHGVFEESIIEICDIIHQNGGRVYMDGANMNAQVGLTSPATIGADVCHLNLHKTFCIPHGGGGPGMGPIGVVSDLAPYLPGHVLVDNGVGEKAAHAVSAAPYGSASILPISYAYIAMMGGEGLTNATKTAILNANYLQSRLKDHYPVLYVGKNGRSAHEMIVDCRQFKAAGIEVEDIAKRLMDYGFHAPTVSFPVAGTLMIEPTESEEKGELDRFCDAMIAIREEIREVENGIYAAEESVLKNAPHTAALITADTWEFAYTRQKAAYPLPYVKENKFWPSVRRVDNAFGDRNLVCSCIPVSDYVENEEVETV; this is encoded by the coding sequence ATGAAGATCAACTTAAACAACATTGAGCGATTTGAGGAAAGGCACAACAGCCCCAACTATACTCAAATTCAGGATATGCTAAAGGTAATTGGCGTATCATCAGTAGACGAATTGGTAAACCAAACAGTTCCTGAGCAAATCAGGCTAAAGAAACCACTAGACTTACCAACAGCACAAGGTGAGCACGAATTTTTAAGCTCTTTTGCCGAGCTAGCGAAGAAAAACAAAGTTTTCCGTTCGCACATCGGTATGGGTTATTACAACACCTTCACTCCAAATGTAATCTTACGTAACATCCTTGAAAATCCAGGATGGTACACAGCTTACACTCCTTACCAAGCAGAAATTGCTCAAGGAAGATTGGAAATGCTTTTGAGCTTCCAAACCATGCTAACAGACCTTACAGGAATGGAGCTAGCCAATGCTTCTCTTCTTGACGAAGGTACTGCTGCAGCTGAGGCTATGAGCTTATTCTTCTCAGTGAGAAAGAAGGATAAAAAGAAGGCTAACAAATTTTTTGTATCAGAGAACTGCTTCCCACAAACAATTGATGTTTTGATGTCTAGAGCTGAACCTCTAGGAATCGAAATCACAGTGGGTGATTACAGCAAATTCGATCTTTCTGACCCTGAACTATTTGGTGTATTACTTCAATACCCAAATGCCAATGGTGAAGTGATTGACTATACTGACTACATTAGCGAAGCAGCTGCTAACAATGTGAAAGTAGCCGTAGCAGCAGACATCCTTGCGCTTACAATCTTGAAAGAGCCAGGTAAAATGGGTGCTGATGCCGTAGTTGGTACAACGCAACGTTTTGGTGTTCCTATGGGATTCGGAGGTCCTCACGCAGGATACTTCGCAACTCGTGACGCTTTCAAACGTCAAATTCCAGGGCGTATCATCGGTATCTCTAAAGATAGAGATGGAAACGATGCTCTACGTATGGCACTCCAAACACGTGAGCAACACATCAAGAGAGAAAAAGCAACTTCAAATATTTGTACCGCCCAAGTTCTTTTGGCCGTAATTTCGGCTGCTTATGCGATCTATCATGGTCCTGAGCGTTTACAGAAAATTGGTCTAAAGACACACGGTTTGGCTGTATTGCTTAGTAAAGCTGCCGCTAAATTGGGGTATGATGTTGCACACTCAAACTTCTTCGATACTGTTAAATTAAACACAGAGCCAGCTACAGCTGCTCGTATCAAAGAAGCTGCAGAAGCACATCAAGTAAACTTCAACTACTTCGCTGATGGTTCTATCAGTGTTGCTATCGATGAGACAACTACAGCAGCTCACATCGAAGAGATTGCAAATATCTTGGCAGAAGTAGTAGGAAAAGAATTCATCAACATCGAAGTATTGGCTGAGACTGTTGAGTTAGAAATTCCTGAAAACTTAAAGCGTGAGTCAGAATACTTGACACACCCAGTATTCAACAGCTATCATTCAGAGCACGAAATGCTTCGTTACTTGAAGCGTTTGGAAAACAAAGACCTTTCATTGGCACACTCAATGATCTCTTTGGGTTCTTGTACAATGAAGTTGAATGCTACCGCAGAAATGATTCCTGTAACTTGGCCTGAGTTTGGTCAAATTCACCCATTTGCTCCTAAAACACAAACAGAAGGATACGGTGAATTGACACAAAACCTTGAGCAATGGCTATGTGAAATTACAGGATTTGATGCATTCTCATTACAACCAAACTCTGGTGCAAACGGTGAGTATGCAGGTCTGATGACTATCCGTGAATACCACAAAGGACAAGGCGAAGGACACCGTAATATTGTTCTTATTCCTTCTTCTGCTCATGGTACAAACCCTGCCTCTGCAGTTCTTGCAGGTATGAAAGTAGTCGTTACAAAATGTGACGAAAACGGAAACATTGATGTAGAAGACTTAAGAGCAAATGCTGAAAAGCACAAAGAAAACCTTTCTGCTCTTATGGTGACTTACCCTTCTACTCACGGGGTATTCGAAGAAAGTATCATCGAAATTTGTGATATCATCCACCAAAACGGTGGTAGAGTATATATGGATGGTGCAAACATGAATGCACAAGTAGGTCTTACTAGCCCTGCTACTATCGGTGCAGACGTTTGTCACTTGAACCTTCACAAGACATTCTGTATTCCTCACGGTGGTGGAGGTCCTGGTATGGGTCCTATCGGTGTGGTTTCAGATCTTGCTCCATACTTGCCAGGTCACGTATTGGTTGACAATGGTGTTGGAGAAAAAGCTGCACACGCAGTTTCTGCTGCGCCTTACGGTTCTGCTAGTATCTTGCCAATCTCTTATGCATACATCGCGATGATGGGTGGAGAAGGATTGACAAATGCTACAAAAACTGCCATCTTGAATGCAAACTATTTACAGTCAAGATTGAAGGATCACTATCCTGTTCTATATGTAGGTAAAAACGGACGTTCTGCTCACGAAATGATCGTGGATTGTCGTCAGTTTAAAGCTGCAGGAATTGAGGTAGAAGATATTGCGAAGCGTTTGATGGACTACGGTTTCCACGCTCCTACAGTATCATTCCCAGTGGCGGGTACTTTGATGATTGAGCCTACGGAAAGTGAAGAAAAAGGTGAATTGGATCGTTTCTGCGATGCAATGATCGCTATCCGTGAAGAAATCAGAGAAGTAGAAAATGGAATCTATGCTGCTGAAGAAAGTGTATTGAAAAACGCACCTCATACAGCTGCTTTGATTACTGCTGATACTTGGGAATTTGCTTACACTAGACAAAAAGCTGCTTATCCTCTTCCATACGTGAAAGAGAACAAGTTCTGGCCAAGTGTTCGTCGTGTAGACAATGCCTTTGGTGATAGAAACCTTGTTTGTAGCTGTATTCCAGTTTCAGATTACGTAGAAAACGAAGAAGTAGAAACAGTATAA
- the buk gene encoding butyrate kinase: protein MEKILVLNPGSTSTKVAVFHNEELFWQKNLHHSNEELAKFKEIKDQYLFRKEAIESELEKEGIALSELTLIMSRGGLLKPIPSGVYQVNKQMVEDLKTSPKQHASNLAAIIAYSLSNELNIKAYIADPVVVDELSDVARFSGHPEFPRKSIFHALNQKAIARQYADQIGKSYEELNLVVIHMGGGISVAAHQHGKAIDVNQALDGEGPFSPERSGTLPVGDIIRAAYSGKYTEKELHSMVVGKGGMVAYCGKNDALAVENDIAKGNELAKQVYEAMGYQISKEVGAMATVLKGKVDAIIFTGGLAYSKFLVNIIKEYISYLAPIVVFPGEDEMKALALNGIRLSNKEVESTVYQ, encoded by the coding sequence ATGGAAAAAATACTGGTACTTAACCCTGGTTCTACGTCAACGAAAGTTGCCGTATTTCATAATGAAGAACTCTTTTGGCAGAAAAATCTTCATCATTCCAATGAAGAATTGGCCAAGTTCAAAGAAATAAAAGATCAATATTTATTCAGAAAAGAAGCAATCGAATCTGAACTCGAAAAAGAAGGTATTGCTTTGAGTGAATTAACCTTGATCATGTCACGAGGAGGTTTGTTAAAACCAATCCCTTCTGGTGTCTACCAAGTGAATAAGCAAATGGTAGAAGACCTCAAAACTTCTCCAAAACAGCATGCAAGTAACCTTGCCGCTATTATTGCATATTCGCTTTCAAATGAGCTAAACATCAAAGCATATATTGCTGACCCTGTAGTCGTGGATGAGCTTTCGGATGTTGCTCGTTTCTCTGGGCATCCAGAATTTCCTAGAAAGTCAATTTTTCATGCCTTAAACCAAAAAGCAATTGCTCGCCAATACGCCGATCAGATTGGTAAGTCTTATGAAGAACTTAATCTTGTCGTGATTCATATGGGTGGAGGAATTTCGGTAGCAGCGCACCAACATGGAAAAGCAATCGATGTAAATCAGGCATTGGACGGCGAAGGACCGTTCTCACCAGAAAGAAGTGGAACACTTCCTGTCGGCGATATCATCAGAGCTGCATACAGCGGAAAGTACACTGAAAAAGAGCTGCATTCTATGGTTGTTGGTAAAGGTGGAATGGTTGCTTATTGTGGAAAAAATGATGCACTTGCTGTTGAAAATGACATTGCCAAAGGAAATGAACTTGCCAAACAAGTTTATGAGGCAATGGGCTATCAAATTTCAAAAGAAGTAGGTGCAATGGCTACAGTTTTGAAAGGAAAAGTCGATGCGATTATCTTCACAGGAGGACTAGCTTACAGCAAATTCCTTGTTAACATCATCAAAGAATACATTTCTTATTTAGCCCCTATTGTTGTATTTCCAGGGGAAGATGAAATGAAAGCACTAGCTTTAAATGGAATCCGATTGAGTAATAAAGAGGTAGAAAGTACTGTGTACCAATAA
- a CDS encoding bifunctional enoyl-CoA hydratase/phosphate acetyltransferase, producing the protein MLTNISDLQKIVEQDPTKKRLVLCAAADEHSLYAVYRAYKAGYIEPILVGDEQKIRKLAEEKWYDLTGVQIIHETDPKKMVQRSVSLIREGNGEILMKGHISTAQILSGVLNKEWGLRDKKTISHFALFEIPAYHKLLALTDVAMNIAPDLSTKIDILNNAVSFMHKIGVEEPNVAVLAAVEMVNEKMPATTDAALLSIMQRRGQIKNCKIDGPLAFDNAISLESKSHKGITGDVAGNADLLLCPDIEAGNVLYKAFVFFAHAKVASIILGAKAPIVLTSRSDSEETKLNSILLSAASYSFQK; encoded by the coding sequence ATGCTAACGAATATTTCAGATCTGCAAAAGATCGTGGAACAAGACCCGACCAAGAAAAGGCTTGTCTTGTGTGCCGCCGCAGATGAACATTCGCTTTACGCCGTATACAGAGCATACAAAGCAGGTTATATCGAACCTATATTGGTGGGTGATGAGCAAAAAATCAGAAAACTTGCGGAAGAAAAATGGTATGATCTAACAGGTGTTCAGATCATTCATGAGACGGACCCTAAAAAAATGGTTCAGCGTTCTGTATCTCTAATCAGAGAAGGAAATGGGGAAATCTTGATGAAAGGACACATTTCTACAGCACAAATTCTAAGTGGCGTTTTGAATAAAGAATGGGGTTTGAGAGATAAAAAAACAATCTCACATTTCGCTCTCTTTGAAATTCCTGCCTACCACAAACTTCTGGCTTTAACAGATGTAGCGATGAACATCGCTCCTGACCTTTCTACCAAAATTGATATTCTAAACAATGCCGTTAGTTTTATGCACAAAATTGGGGTAGAAGAACCTAATGTTGCAGTACTAGCAGCGGTAGAGATGGTAAATGAAAAAATGCCAGCAACAACAGATGCAGCCTTACTTTCTATCATGCAACGAAGAGGACAAATCAAAAACTGTAAAATTGATGGTCCTTTGGCTTTTGACAATGCTATTAGTTTAGAAAGTAAATCGCATAAAGGTATTACAGGAGATGTAGCGGGTAATGCAGACCTTCTACTTTGCCCAGATATCGAAGCAGGAAATGTACTTTACAAAGCTTTTGTATTCTTCGCTCATGCAAAAGTAGCCTCAATTATCTTAGGCGCAAAAGCTCCTATCGTACTTACATCTCGTTCAGATTCTGAAGAAACCAAGCTTAACAGTATTTTACTGTCAGCAGCTTCTTATTCATTCCAAAAATAA
- a CDS encoding ion channel, with product MIRKTKDPGIGEKYDKKSHRIINQNGTFNVQRVGRQSRIKDIYLLMVTTSWTNFIFFTALYLIGINLIFACLYFFVGVHHIEGVDHTTGWKGFADAFFFSVQTFTTVGYGSMYPDSFGVKAISSFEALLGLLITALTTGLLFSRFSRPTARVVFSKNALITEYKNGKKAFMFRMVNERKENLLETNATVILSLQNKTSDGSYSRKYYNLDLQIDHIYFFPLTWTVVHEIDEDSPFFNLSHQELKDYDAEILIIITSYDEAFYEDLHIKHSYHIDDFVWDKKFKKAFYTNDHGEVILKVKDVHTIE from the coding sequence ATGATTAGAAAGACAAAGGATCCTGGAATAGGAGAAAAATACGATAAGAAATCACACCGTATTATAAATCAGAACGGTACTTTTAATGTACAACGTGTAGGTAGGCAGTCAAGAATAAAAGATATCTACTTGCTTATGGTTACTACAAGTTGGACTAATTTCATTTTTTTTACAGCCCTCTATTTAATAGGCATCAATCTAATATTTGCCTGTCTCTATTTTTTTGTTGGTGTTCACCATATTGAAGGAGTAGACCATACCACTGGCTGGAAAGGATTTGCCGATGCTTTTTTCTTTAGTGTACAAACCTTTACGACAGTTGGCTATGGAAGTATGTACCCCGATAGCTTTGGTGTAAAAGCTATTTCTAGTTTTGAAGCTTTATTGGGTTTATTAATTACAGCCCTCACAACTGGACTACTTTTTTCTCGATTTTCAAGACCTACAGCCCGTGTAGTTTTCAGTAAAAATGCACTTATAACCGAGTACAAAAATGGAAAAAAAGCATTCATGTTTCGAATGGTAAATGAAAGAAAGGAAAACCTATTGGAAACGAATGCTACTGTTATTTTATCTCTACAGAATAAAACTTCTGATGGCAGTTATTCTAGAAAATACTACAACTTAGATCTACAGATTGATCATATTTACTTTTTCCCACTCACTTGGACAGTGGTACACGAAATTGATGAAGACAGCCCATTTTTCAACCTTTCTCATCAAGAGCTGAAAGACTATGATGCCGAAATCTTAATTATCATCACATCATATGATGAGGCATTCTATGAAGACTTGCATATCAAACATTCTTATCATATTGACGATTTTGTTTGGGATAAGAAATTTAAAAAAGCTTTCTATACAAATGATCACGGAGAAGTTATTTTAAAAGTAAAAGATGTACATACTATTGAGTAA
- a CDS encoding aldo/keto reductase yields MKTKLSANGPLLSKIATGVWKWGEWGSNFSTTEIEKLIQASLEAGISTFDHADIYGNYGCEALFGEVLKANPSLRNEMEIVTKCGIKLISENRPSHKIKSYDTSKEHILFSVENSLKNLATDHIDLLLIHRPSPLMHPDEMAEAFTELKDSGKVLHFGVSNFTPSQFDMLNSRVELVTNQIEISALHRDPFLDGTLDKCLEKSIKPMAWSPLGSGRIFTDKEAEDVVRVRKVLTELSEKYDASFDQLLFAWLFKHPSQIIPILGTGKTERIQSAADALKINMDQEDWFRIWEAAEGNEVP; encoded by the coding sequence ATGAAAACTAAATTATCTGCCAACGGTCCTTTGCTTTCTAAAATAGCAACAGGCGTATGGAAGTGGGGAGAATGGGGTAGCAACTTCTCAACTACTGAAATAGAAAAACTTATACAAGCTAGTTTAGAAGCTGGAATCTCCACTTTTGATCATGCTGACATTTATGGTAACTATGGCTGTGAGGCACTTTTCGGTGAAGTACTCAAAGCTAATCCATCGCTTCGAAATGAGATGGAAATTGTCACAAAATGTGGGATCAAATTAATTTCAGAGAACCGCCCTTCTCATAAAATTAAATCATACGATACTAGCAAAGAACATATCCTTTTCTCTGTTGAGAATTCATTGAAGAATCTTGCTACTGATCATATTGACCTTTTACTTATCCACAGACCTTCTCCTTTGATGCACCCTGATGAAATGGCGGAAGCATTCACAGAATTGAAAGATAGCGGTAAGGTATTGCATTTCGGAGTTTCAAACTTCACTCCTTCACAGTTTGATATGTTGAACTCTAGAGTTGAGCTTGTCACAAATCAGATTGAAATTTCTGCTTTACATCGTGATCCATTCCTAGACGGCACACTTGACAAATGCTTAGAGAAAAGCATTAAGCCAATGGCATGGTCACCGCTAGGGAGCGGACGTATTTTCACAGATAAAGAAGCTGAAGATGTCGTTCGAGTTCGTAAAGTTCTAACCGAGCTTTCTGAAAAGTATGACGCTAGTTTTGATCAATTACTTTTCGCTTGGTTATTTAAACACCCAAGTCAAATTATACCGATTTTGGGAACAGGAAAAACTGAACGTATCCAATCTGCTGCAGATGCCTTAAAAATCAATATGGATCAAGAAGATTGGTTCCGTATCTGGGAAGCTGCAGAAGGAAATGAAGTCCCATAG
- a CDS encoding MraY family glycosyltransferase, producing MNTIPTMLGFTVCVVLLSFVLTQVVIKQALKYNIVDKPRADRFHTKTTALMGGIAIMLAFICSLTFFNIVPVGWGVISFVMLSTTVYFLFNQQNKKAHIMAVITVLSSVISIIFLYPETYLDQEILWLLTGAEIIFLTGAFDDKSKAMEPKVKLFFQILVATIALVFVGPVGFLPAPLNYIFSLFWIVGLMNAYNMIDNMNGLSTGVACIGAFFIFGIAGFYYQMESWSMIALILGAVLLGFIPNNYPSAKIFMGDSGSMLLGFLIATISMKASWMATDSASWELALPIGLAAYPIFDVTLVSINRTRSGRPVYVGGKDHSSHLLVKYGFSPKNAVLIIYGIVALTASLTFMACIVTDIYAVFSLLTVIGVLLAVGLSLTKLHDQEYMPEGKKPKKETNSSSQRDKVLSR from the coding sequence ATGAATACTATTCCCACTATGCTCGGCTTTACTGTTTGTGTAGTACTATTATCTTTTGTACTTACACAAGTAGTAATCAAACAAGCCTTGAAATACAACATTGTTGATAAACCTCGTGCTGACCGTTTTCATACGAAGACGACAGCTTTAATGGGGGGTATCGCTATAATGCTTGCTTTCATTTGCTCACTGACCTTTTTTAATATTGTTCCAGTGGGTTGGGGTGTAATTTCATTTGTAATGCTTAGTACTACAGTTTATTTTCTGTTCAATCAGCAAAATAAAAAGGCACACATAATGGCCGTAATCACTGTCTTAAGCAGTGTTATAAGCATTATCTTTTTATATCCTGAAACTTACTTAGATCAAGAAATCTTATGGCTACTCACAGGTGCTGAGATCATATTCCTTACAGGTGCTTTCGATGATAAGTCAAAAGCAATGGAGCCAAAAGTCAAATTATTCTTTCAAATATTAGTAGCGACTATAGCTCTAGTATTTGTAGGGCCTGTTGGTTTTCTTCCTGCACCTCTTAATTACATCTTTTCATTATTCTGGATTGTAGGCCTTATGAACGCCTATAATATGATAGATAATATGAATGGTTTGTCTACAGGAGTAGCATGTATTGGAGCCTTCTTTATTTTTGGAATAGCAGGATTCTATTATCAAATGGAATCTTGGTCAATGATTGCTTTAATCTTAGGAGCTGTACTATTAGGCTTCATCCCTAACAACTACCCTTCTGCTAAGATTTTCATGGGAGACTCTGGAAGTATGTTATTAGGCTTCCTTATCGCTACAATATCAATGAAAGCTTCTTGGATGGCTACAGACTCAGCTTCTTGGGAATTAGCTTTACCAATCGGATTAGCAGCATATCCAATTTTTGATGTTACACTTGTATCAATCAATAGAACACGTTCAGGCCGTCCTGTATATGTAGGAGGAAAAGATCATTCTTCTCACCTATTGGTGAAATATGGATTTAGCCCTAAAAATGCGGTTCTGATTATCTATGGAATTGTTGCTCTAACTGCTTCACTAACTTTTATGGCTTGTATCGTTACTGATATTTATGCGGTATTTAGTTTACTAACAGTTATTGGTGTCTTGCTTGCAGTCGGGCTTTCGTTGACAAAACTCCATGATCAAGAATATATGCCAGAAGGTAAAAAGCCTAAAAAAGAAACAAATTCATCTTCTCAAAGAGATAAAGTTCTTTCTAGATAG
- a CDS encoding glycosyltransferase, translating to MRVIARLNVGGPAIHTILLTDGMNNDTFETMLVSGREAEQEGNMHYLAREKNVDINHFPHLQRELSPMKDAKAFWEMVKLIRQFNPDIIHTHTAKAGFIGRAAAIYLNTFRSAENKIKIVHTFHGHVFHSYFSTLKTNLFINIERFLGKFSDIIITITPKQQIEIKDFGIGTQINHQIVPLGLDLRKFKEKPRMPKSLHQQYNIPEDRILIGTVARFTAIKNLSLFLEIAAKLIERNDKLHFMMVGDGEDREMLEAKAAELGISDSVTFTGFLSDLPSVFADLSILLLTSKNEGSPVSIIEAMTSGTGVVASNVGGVPDLFTEEGKYFLCEPTNIDDYVEKTEKLLTDQEFYNHITTVQQDFIYNKFNIDRLIQDLSVTYQNLFS from the coding sequence ATGAGAGTGATCGCACGCTTAAATGTTGGAGGGCCTGCCATACATACAATTCTTTTGACAGATGGTATGAATAATGACACTTTCGAAACAATGTTGGTGTCGGGCCGTGAAGCAGAACAGGAAGGAAATATGCACTACCTCGCTCGTGAGAAAAATGTTGACATCAATCATTTCCCTCATTTACAGCGCGAACTTTCTCCAATGAAAGATGCTAAGGCTTTTTGGGAAATGGTAAAGCTTATTCGTCAGTTTAATCCTGACATTATCCATACTCACACAGCTAAAGCTGGCTTTATAGGTAGAGCAGCAGCCATTTATTTGAACACTTTTAGAAGTGCTGAAAATAAAATCAAAATCGTACATACTTTTCATGGGCATGTCTTTCATAGCTATTTTTCAACTTTAAAGACAAACCTATTCATTAATATTGAGCGTTTTTTAGGGAAGTTTTCTGATATCATTATCACAATTACTCCTAAACAACAAATCGAGATTAAAGACTTTGGTATTGGAACCCAAATCAATCATCAGATTGTTCCTCTTGGGCTTGACCTTAGGAAATTTAAGGAAAAACCAAGAATGCCTAAGTCACTTCATCAACAATACAATATTCCAGAAGATCGTATTCTTATTGGCACTGTAGCTCGTTTTACAGCAATCAAGAACCTTTCTCTTTTTCTTGAAATAGCAGCAAAGCTTATTGAACGAAATGATAAACTTCATTTCATGATGGTAGGCGATGGTGAAGATCGCGAAATGCTTGAAGCTAAAGCAGCTGAATTGGGTATTTCTGATTCTGTGACATTCACAGGATTTTTATCGGACCTTCCTTCTGTTTTTGCTGATCTTTCAATATTGCTTTTAACTTCAAAAAATGAAGGGTCTCCTGTTTCTATCATTGAAGCTATGACCAGTGGAACTGGAGTAGTTGCTAGTAATGTGGGTGGCGTCCCTGATTTGTTTACTGAAGAAGGAAAATATTTCCTTTGTGAACCAACGAATATTGATGACTATGTTGAGAAGACAGAAAAGCTATTAACAGACCAAGAATTTTATAATCATATTACGACTGTCCAACAGGACTTTATATACAACAAATTTAACATCGACCGCCTAATCCAAGACTTATCCGTTACATATCAAAACCTTTTTTCATGA
- a CDS encoding CAP domain-containing protein: MVLNKRLLQLAILAIALIYSSCTKESESSNPFASGDTEIPLDGSSGEQEKEEDSNEDEEGDNNGDGEGGSEDSESPEGSENGDKDDAEDPGNSDNDEDTTETPDPITPEEPVVPEEPVEPEPTEPTPVEPEVPAGVSADQAKILELVNEVRAEGCDCGGQYYPPVAPVTWNAKLAASSYKHSKDMSDHNYFSHTSLDGRSAGDRITAEGYQWRTYGENIAMGYRTPETVMAGWIASPGHCKNLMNGNFKELGVGIYNYYWTQNFGTSR; the protein is encoded by the coding sequence ATGGTATTGAACAAACGCCTACTACAATTGGCTATACTTGCTATAGCCCTAATTTACTCATCATGTACTAAAGAATCTGAATCCTCAAACCCTTTTGCCTCTGGTGACACCGAAATTCCTCTAGACGGTAGCAGTGGTGAACAAGAAAAAGAAGAAGACAGTAACGAAGACGAAGAAGGTGACAACAACGGCGATGGAGAAGGCGGATCTGAAGATTCAGAATCTCCAGAAGGATCTGAAAATGGCGACAAAGATGATGCAGAAGACCCAGGCAATTCTGACAACGATGAAGACACGACAGAAACCCCAGATCCAATTACACCAGAAGAGCCTGTTGTTCCCGAAGAACCTGTAGAGCCAGAGCCAACCGAACCTACACCAGTAGAACCTGAGGTTCCTGCAGGCGTATCAGCTGATCAAGCTAAAATCCTTGAACTTGTAAATGAAGTACGTGCAGAAGGTTGTGACTGCGGAGGTCAATATTATCCGCCTGTAGCTCCTGTCACTTGGAATGCTAAACTTGCAGCATCGTCGTACAAACACAGTAAAGACATGTCTGATCACAATTACTTTAGTCATACAAGCTTGGATGGAAGAAGTGCTGGAGACAGAATTACTGCGGAAGGTTACCAATGGAGAACTTACGGAGAAAACATTGCAATGGGCTACCGTACTCCAGAAACCGTGATGGCTGGTTGGATTGCAAGTCCTGGACACTGTAAAAACTTGATGAACGGAAACTTTAAAGAATTGGGTGTAGGTATTTATAATTACTATTGGACTCAAAACTTTGGAACATCCAGATAA